The sequence below is a genomic window from Microbacterium sp. cx-55.
TGCGCAACTGCTTCGACAGTCCGAACGCCGACAGCCCGTACACGAGCCCGTACGACATGGCCTTGACCTTGGTGCGCATCGCCGGCGTCACATCAGCCGGGTCGACGCCGAACACGCGTGCACCGACGAACCGGTGCAGGTCTTCGCCCGAGCGGAACGCTTCGACGAGACCAGGATCTTCCGACAGATGCGCCATGATGCGCATTTCGATCTGCGAGTAGTCGGCGGTCAGCAGAGTCTCGTACCCCGCGCCGACTTCGAACGAGGAGCGGATGCGGCGGCTCTCCTCGTTGCGGATCGGAATGTTCTGCAGGTTCGGGTCGGTGCTGGAGAGCCGGCCGGTCTGGGAGCCCGTCTGCAGGTACGTGGTGTGGATGCGCCCGTCGGCGCCGATCGCGGCGTCGAGGGACTCGATGATCTGACGCAGCTTCGTCGCCTCGCGGTGCTGCAGCAGGAGATCGAGGAACGGATGCGGGTTCGAGTCCTGCAGATCCGCGAGCACGGCAGCATCCGTCGAATACCCGGTCTTGGTCTTGCGGGTCTTCGGCAGCTGGAGGTCTTCGAACAGCACCTCCTGCAATTGCTTGGGCGACCCGAGGTTCACCTCGCGGCCGATCGCGACGAACGCGTCTTGCGCGATGCGTTCCGCGCGTGCGCCGAGCTCGGCCGAGAACGTCGACAGCTTCTCGTGCGAGACGGCGACGCCGGCGAGCTCCATGTCGGCGAGAGTGACGAGCGTCGGCAGCTCGATGTCGGTGAGCACCTCGGCCACGCGTCCGGTGACCTCGGCGCGGAGCGCGGCTCCGACGCGGAGGACGAACCAGGCCAGCTGCCCGGGAGTCGCCCCCTCGGTCTCGGGGACGAGCTGCGCCGGGTCGGCTTCGGGAAGCTTCTCGCCGAGGTAGCGGTCGACGAGGTCTGCGAGGGTCTTGTCAGGAAAGCTCGGGCGGATCAGCCATCCGGCGATCAGCGTGTCGAACGCGAGTCCGTGCAGGCGCACCCCCGCGCGGTGCAGGGCTTTGACCTGACCCTTCGCGTCGTGCAGCACTTTCGGGGCCGCGGAGGCGAGCCAGGGCGCGATCGCCGCGGAGATCTCCTCCGTCCAGGTGGCTTCGACCACCGACTCGGTCGTGGCGATTCCGATGCGCGCCGGAAGACCGTTCTCGATTGTGACCGTCAGCGCGCGCTCATCGGAGTCGGACTCCAGCCACGCGGTGAGCGCGGCAGCATCCGTCTCACTCGCCTGCGGGACGGCGACCGAGGGTGCGGTCGTCGCCGAGCCCTCGGAGGCGTCGGTTCCGGTCGCCTCGAACACGCGCGGGAGGAGCGTGCGGAACTCGAGCCGGGCGAAGATGTCGCGCACGGCTTGCGTGTCGATCGGCTGGCGGAGGAGGTCGGCGGGAGTGACCGGCAGCTCGACGTCGGTGAGAAGCCGGTTGAGGGCGCGGTTACGGCGCACATCATCGATGTGGTCGCGGAGGTTGCCGCCGACGACACCCTTGATCTCGTCGGCGTGGGCGAGGAGTTCGTCGAGCGAGCCGTACTGGGTGAGCCATTTCACCGCCGTCTTCTCGCCGACCTTCGGAACTCCGGGCAGGTTGTCGCTCGTCTCACCCACGAGGGCTGCGATCTCGGGGTACTGGGCGGGCGGCACTCCGTAACGCTCCTGCACCGTCTCGGGCGTGTAGCGCTTGAGCTGCGAGACGCCCTGCACACTCGGGTAGAGCAGCGTGACCTCGTCGTTCACCATCTGGATGGAGTCGCGGTCGCCCGAGCACACGAGCACGTCGTAGCCCGCCTCGACGCCCTGCGTCGCGAGGGTCGCCAGGATGTCGTCAGCCTCGATGTCTTCTTTCGTCAGCACCGTGATCTGCATCGCGCGCAGGCACTCCTGCAGCAGCGGGATCTGGCCGGAGAACTCGGGCGGGGTCTCGCTGCGCGTCGCCTTGTAGGCCGGGTACTCGCGGGTGCGGAACGACACGCGTGAGGTGTCGAAAGCGACTGCCACATGGGTCGGGTTCTCGGCCTTCAAGAGGTTCACGAACATCGACAGGAAGCCGTAGACCCCGTTCGTGTGCTGACCGTCCTTGGTCGTGAAGTTGTCGACCGGCAGCGCGTAGAAAGCGCGGAACGCGAGCGAATGGCCGTCGACGACCAGAAGAGTAGGCTTTGCGGAGTCCGTCACCCTGCCAGCCTAATCAGCGGCGCAGACACCACGACACGGGCGAGGAAGCGAGGACCTGCCGCGATGACCGAAACGACGCCCCCGCTCGATGGGATCGCCTGGGCCATGCAGCGCGGCAACGGCGCACTGGCCGACAAGATGGGCTTCGAGTGGGTCGAGCTGACGGTCGATCGTGCCGTGGCGACCATGCCGGTGGCGGGCAACACGCAGCCGGTGGGCCTGTTCCACGGAGGCGGCTACGTCGTGCTCGGCGAGTCGCTGGGCTCCATGTCGGCGAACCTGTACGCCGGCCCCGGCAAGCTCGCCGTCGGAGTCGACATCAATGCGACGCACACCCGGTCCGCGACGTCTGGTCACGTCACGGGCGTCTGCACGCCGATCCACCTGGGCCGCACGATGACGGTGCACGAGATCGTCGTGAGCGACGATCAGGGTCGGCGGTGCTCCACCATCCGCATCACGAACCTCATCAAGGACGCGCCCGCCGAGCGCTGAGGCTCTGTGGCGCGAGCGGGTCTTGCGGCCTTCTCTCCGCGAGACGGGATCTTCGCGCCGAGACCGTGGGGTTACCCCGCTGTCTCGGCGCCCGGATCCCGTTTCGCGGTCGGGAGGGACTACTTCTTCGCGGCCAGCTGTTCGATGATGGCCTTCGCGACGTCCTGCATGGTGAGACGGCGATCCATGGATGCCTTCTGAATCCAGCGGAAGGCCTCGGGCTCGCTGAGGCCCATCTTCTCGTTAAGCAGACCCTTGGCCCGGTCGACGAGCTTGCGGGTCTCGAAGCGCTCGACCATGTCGGCGACCTCGGCCTCGAGCGTGATGATCTGCTCGTATCGGGCGAGGGCGATCTCGATCGCGGGCAGCAGGTCGTTGGGCGTGAAGGGCTTCACGACGTACGCGAGAGCGCCGGCTTCGCTGGCCCGCTCGACGAGCTCCTTCTGGCTGAACGCGGTCAGCAGCACGACGGGAGCGATGTGGTTCTTGCTCAGCTTCTCGGCGGCGCTGATGCCGTCGAGCTGCGGCATCTTCACGTCCATGATCACGAGGTCAGGGCGGAGGTCGGTCGCCAGCTGCACGGCGGTTTCACCGTCTCCGGCTTCGCCGACGACGTCGAAACCGTTGTCGCGCAGGATCTCGACGATGTCGAGACGGATGAGCGACTCGTCCTCTGCGACCACCACGCGGCGGGGTGCGGACGGCGTGTTGGCGGGGGCATCCAGGTCAGTCACTCCTGAATCCTACGGCACGGCCTGTCACGGCGCGGCGTGCACGCGCGCGCGGGGCGGATCGGGTTCCGGATGCATCCGCGCCCACGCCCCGAGGACGGTGCGCACCTGCGCTAGTCTCGATGGCGGCGTGCGACTCAGTTGCCGCGTGCCGGTGTGGCGGAATGGCAGACGCGACCGACTCAAACTCGGTTGCCCGAAAGGGCGTGTGGGTTCGACTCCCACCACCGGTACTTCTCTGGTATCCGCGGCGATGCGCCGTCACTGCGGGGCTGCGCCTGTCGCGAACCACGTCAGGGCCTGCCGGTAGTGCGCGCTGTCGGAGCGCGTCTCTTCCGTGACGAGGAGCGCAGTGGCGCTCAACCTGCGCGTGTACTGCCCCTGACACGGAATGCTCACCACGGTGGTCAGCCCCGCGCGCCAGGCAGGAACGAGCGCGTCGAGGTCGCGCCGTTCCGGGGTCCCGTCGTGCCCGCGTGTCAGCGCGGCAAGGTACCGATCCGTTCCTTCTCGATCCCAAGAGACATAGGACGGATCGGTGAGGGCGTCTGAGCCGAACTCGCCTGCCCAACTCGGGCCGACGATCTCGTCCAGGAGCGACTGGCGTTCCGGTGAGCCGGACGCCGTGTGACTCAGACGATCGAAGACTGCGGGGTCCGGGTTCTGCCCCGCGTGTGCGAGAACCTCAGCCCAGATCCGAGGCCAGGCGTCCCGCCACGTCGACCTCGTGGAGTCATCCACCTGCACCGCGGCGGGTTGCGGGGCGTCGGACAGCAGAGGGAGGAGCGGGAGGACGTCAGGCCGCAGGGCGTGCGCTTCGCGGATCCACAGCATCTCGATCAGGTGCTGTGGACGATCGTCGACGGTGAGGGCCATGTCGTGCGGCCACGGGTTGCCCGGGATCGGTGTAGAGGAGCGCATGGGGCCAGTTCAGCGCACTCGACCACGGACGTAAAGGAGCGGTCATCGCGCCGCACTCTCGCACGCCGAGCTCCACTTGACGCCCGCCGGGCGTGTCGGCGGGATCAGGGTCGCCACGGTACGGCGTTCCGCGCTCGCTCGGCTTCCCGCTCCGCGGCACCCGCGCGCGATCGTGCCTCGGCGCTCTCCCGGCGCAGGCGTTCGGCGTCGGATGCAGCCGCCTCCGCATCCGCCACGGCACGATCGAGCGCGACGCGCAGGTCGTCGGCTCGCGCGCGCAAGGACCTCGCCTGTTCCTCCGCCTTCGCGCTCCGTGCGTCGGCTCGCTCCGCGTCGCGCACGGCGGCGGACGCCGCGTGCTCCGCTGTTCGCGCCGCATCTTCCGCCGCTTTCCGCGCGCGGCGCTCGGCCAGGTCGTTCCGCACCGGGCTCGCCGCCCGAGCTGCGCCGTCGGGCGCCGAGCCGGCCACGTACTCGCTCACGGCCTCACCGTCGAGCTGGCCCGCCTCGAGCGGTGCGAGCAGCCGGCCCGTCAGCACCGCCGCGGCGACCACCTCATCCACGACGGCCGCGTTGATGGTCTGGGTGACCGCGTCTCTGGCCGACGGACTCAGGGGCGTGCCCGCCGCCTGGGCGAGGTCCGCCGCCCGCTTCGCGAGCGACGCGACGAGCTGTCGGCGCTGCCGACCCAGCTGCGTGAGCTCCTTCGCGTCCAGATCATCCTGCGCGTCGCGGAGGGCGGCCGAGAGCTCAATGGCCTCGGCGAGCTGCCCCTCGCGGACCAGGATGTTCACCGCCCATGCGGAGACCGCGGGCTTCCGAAAAGCCTTGATCGTCGAAGCCGCAGCTCCGGATGCGGATGCCGCCGCCGCGTTCCGCGCGGCCGTGAACTGGGTGGGCGAAAGACCGTAGAGCGCGGCGGCCACCGCATCCGCTTCGTCCTCGATGCCGGCCATGTTCTCATTCTGCCGGTCGCTCCGCGCGGAATGATCCCGGTGCTCCCGCGCTTGCATCGGGGTATGAGAGCAATCGTCTACTCCCGCACCGGTGCCTCTTCGGTCCTTTCCATTGTCGAGCGGGAGCCGGCGACGCCCGGTCCGGGTGAGGTCCGCGTGCGCGTCGCCGTCTCGGGCGTGAACCCGACCGACTGGAAGGCGCGCGCCGGCAACGGTGCTGCTCCCGACTTCGCCGAGATCGTCCCGAATCAGGACGGCGCGGGCGTCGTCGACGCGGTCGGAGGCGATGTCACGCACGTCGCCGTCGGCGATCGCGTGTGGGTGTACCTCGCCGCTCACCAGCGACCCACCGGAACCGCCCAGGAACGGACGGTGCTGCCGGCCCGTCACGTCGTCCGCTTGCCGGACGGCACCGGCTTCGACGTCGGAGCGAGCCTCGGAGTGCCGGCGATGACCGCGCACCGTGCGCTGACGGTTCACGAGTTCGGACCCGTCCGCCTCTCCCCCGGCGCGCTCGACGGGCGTGTCGTGCTCGTGCAGGGAGGCGCGGGCGCCGTCGGTCACGCGGCGATCCAGCTTGCGGTCTGGGCCGGTGCCACCGTGATCGCCACGGTGAGCAGCGAGGCGAAAGCCGCTCTCGCCCGCGCCGCCGGCGCCCATCACGTCCTTCAGTACCCGGACGAGCAGCTGTCGACCCGCATCCGGGACCTCGCCCCGAACGGCGTCGACCACATCGTCGAGGTCGCCCCGGCCGTCAACGCCGCTCTCGATGTCGAGGTCGCGGCCAACCACGCCAGCGTCGCGTATTACGCCAACAACAACGGGAACGACTTCACGGCGCCGATCGTCGCGAGCTTCGCGAAGAACATCCGTTGGCAGGGACTCCTGCTCTACACCGTCGGCGAACCCGCCCTCGACGCCGCCGCACAGGACATCACCGCGGCTCTCGACGACGGTGCGCTGCCGGTCGGCGCCGCGTCCGGACTTCCGCTCACATGGTTCGATCTGGACGACACCGCTGCGGCACACGATGCCGTCGCGCAGGGTGAGATCGGCAAAGTACTGATCCGCGTTTCCGCAGACGTGCCGGAGTAGTCGCCTCCACCACGAAGAGGAGGGGCCCCGACTCGGGACCCCTCCTCTTCAAGCACCTGCCGGCTGCTACTCGCCCGACTTGTAGATGGGCGCGAGGCCGTTGACGGCGTCGCCGATCCGGTGGATGCGGATGTCGTTGGTCGAACCCGCGATTCCGGGAGGGGAACCGGAGATCACGACGACCTTGTCGCCCTCGACGGCCAGGCCGTGCGAGAGGAAGAAATCATCGACCTGCATGAACATCCGGTCGGTGTGCGGCACGTGCTCGACGAGAGACGAACGGATGCCCCACGTCAGCGCCATCCGACGACGAATCGCCGGGTCGGGCGTGAACGCCATCATCGGGATGTGCGGGCGCAGACGCGACATGCGCCGCGCGGTGTCACCGGACTCGGTGAAGATACAGAGCCACTTCGCCTCGACGAACTCCGCGACCTCCATCGCGGCGAGCGTGATCGCGCCGCCCTGGGTGCGGGGCTTCGTGTTGAGCGGCAGGATGCGGTCGAGACCGTGCTCCTCGGTCGAGGCCACGATGCGCGCCATCGTCTCGACGACACCCACCGGGTACTTGCCGACGCTGGTCTCGCCCGAGAGCATGACCGCATCCGCACCGTCGAGCACGGCGTTCGCGACGTCGGACGTCTCAGCGCGCGTGGGCACCGGGTTGTCGATCATCGACTCGAGCATCTGGGTGGCGACGATGACGGGCTTCGCCATCCGGCGGCAGAGCTCGACCGCACGCTTCTGCACGATCGGCACGGCCTCCAGCGGAAGCTCGACACCGAGGTCGCCGCGGGCGACCATGATGCCATCGAACGCGTCGATGATCTCTTCGAGGTTGTCGACGGCCTGCGGCTTCTCGATCTTGGCGATGACCGGGATGCGCAGGCCTTCCTCGGCCATGATCTCGTGAACACGATCCACGTCCTCTGCGCTGCGCACGAAGGAGAGGGCGATCACGTCGGCGCCGGCGCGGAGGCCCCAGCGAAGGTCGGCCTCGTCCTTGTCGGACAGGGCCGGCACGTTGACCGCGACGCCGGGCAGGTTGATGCCCTTGTTGTTCGAGACGGGGCCGGCGACGATCACCTTCGTGGTGACGACGACACCATCGGTCTCGACGACCTCGACGCGCACCTTGCCGTCGTCGATCAGGAGGAAGTCACCCGGCTTCACGTCCTGAGGCAGGCCCTTGAAGGTCGTCGAGACGATCTCCTTCGTGCCGAGGATGTCTTCGACCGTGATCTTGAAGATGTCGCCGACAGCGAGGAAGTGAGGTCCTTCGGCGAACTTGCCGAGACGGATCTTCGGACCCTGGAGGTCGACGAGGACGGCGACCGCCCGGCCCGCGTCATCCGCGGCCCGACGCACGTTCGCGAAGTTCGCGTCGTGCACGGAGTAATCCCCGTGGGAAAGGTTGAGGCGGGCAACGTCTACACCTGCGTCGATGATCGCGCGGACCATCTCGTAGGACGATGTTGCCGGGCCGAGGGTTGCGACGATTTTCGCGCGTCTCATCGGTGTGTTGTGCTCCGGTTCATTGGGTGGGGGAACGCGTTCAGCCTACGCGCGCTGCAGCCCGATGGCGACATCGTCCGGTTGAACGGGCGAGGGCAGAGCGGTGTCTCCCATGAGGTAACGGTCCACGGATGCTGCCGCCGCGCGGCCTTCCGCGATCGCCCACACGATGAGGGACTGTCCGCGACCCGCGTCGCCGGCGACGAACACGCCGGGCGTGGTGGCCTGGTAGTCCTTCGCGCGTTCGACGTTGCCCCGGTTCGTGAACTGCGTGCCCAGCTGCGTCTCCAGCTCGGTGCGCTCCGGGCCCGTGAAGCCGAGCGCGATGAGCACGAGGTCCGCCGGGATCTCCCGCTCGGTGCCGCTCTTGGGTACGCGGCGTCCGTCGATGTACTCGGTCTCCGCGACGCGCAGCGAGCGCACCTCGCCGACCTCGTTCGCAAGGAACTCGACCGTGGAAGCGAGGAACATCCGCTCGCCGCCCTCTTCGTGCGCAGAGGAGATCTCGAACAGGGTCGGCGTCGTCGGCCACGGCTGGTTCTCGGCGCGCTCCGCCGGCGGCTGCTTTCCGATGGCGAGGTTCGTGACGCTGAGGGCGCCCTGCCGGTGCGCCGTTCCGATGCAGTCCGCGCCGGTGTCGCCGCCGCCGATGACGACGACGTGCTTGCCTTCGGCGGAGATCTGGTTGTGCACCTGGTCGCCGGCCACCGCGTGGTTGGACTCGACGAGGTACTCCATCGCGTAGTGCACGCCCGCCAGATCCCGGCCGGGGATGGCGAGGTCGCGCGGCACGGTCGAGCCGGTCGCGATGACGACCGCGTCGTAGCGCGTGCGCAGGTCGGACCAGCTGATGTCACGGCCGATCTCGACTCCGGCGCGGAAACGGGTGCCCTCGTCTTGCATCTGCCGCAGGCGCGACTCGAGGTGCTTCTTCTCCATCTTGAAGTCCGGGATGCCGTAGCGCAGAAGTCCGCCGATGCGGTCGTCGCGCTCGAAGACGGCAACCGTGTGCCCCGCGCGCGTCAGCTGCTGTGCGGCGGCCAGACCCGCGGGACCCGAACCGACGACGGCAACGGTCTTTCCGGTCAGACGCTCCGGCGGCTCCGGCTCGACCCACCCGTGTGCGAACGCATCGTCGATGATCGAGACCTCGACCTGCTTGATCGTGACCGGCGGCTGGTTGATGCCCAGCACGCACGAGCTCTCGCACGGCGCCGGGCACAGCCGGCCCGTGAACTCGGGGAAGTTGTTGGTCGCGTGCAGGCGCTCGATGGCCGCACGGCCCTCCCCGCGCCAGGTCAGGTCGTTCCACTCCGGAATCAGGTTGCCCAGCGGGCAGCCCTTGTGGCAGAACGGCACACCGCAGTCCATGCAGCGACCCGCCTGACGGCGGAGCACGGCGGAATCGCCCGGCTCGTACACCTCTTTCCAGTCCATGATGCGAACCGGAACCGGTCGGCGAGAGGGAAGCTCCCGCTCCGTGACCTTCAGAAAACCTTTCGGGTCAGCCACCCGTCACCTCCATGATGCGGCCCCAGACGACGTCGCCATCGGGGTCGAGCCCCTCGGCCAGCGCCTGTTCGCGGGTCTGCAGCACTGCTGCGTAGTCGCGCGGAACGATCCGCACGAAGTTCTTCACTTCCTCCTCGAAGTTCTCGAGGAGGTTCGCTGCCAGCACGGAGTCCGTCTCGGTGACGTGACGCTGCAGCAGGTCGCGGAGGATCTCCGCATCGCCCGACCCGAGCGGGCCGAGTTCGAGCTCACCCGAGGCGAGCGAGTCGCGGTTGACGAGGTTCTCGTCGAGGCGGTGGATGTACGCCGTGCCGCCCGACATCCCGGCGCCGAGGTTGCGTCCCGTCGCGCCGAGGATCACCGCGAGGCCGCCCGTCATGTACTCGAGCGCGTGGTCGCCCACGCCCTCGACGACGGCCGTCGCCCCGGAGTTGCGAACCAGGAAGCGTTCGCCCACCGAGCCGCTCAGGAACATCGTGCCCTGGGTGGCGCCGTAGCCGATGACGTTGCCGGCGATGACGTTCTCGGATGCGGCGAAGGTCGCGCCTCGCGGCGGCCGAACCACGATCTGACCGCCCGACAGGCCCTTACCGACGTAGTCGTTCGAGTCGCCTTCGAGCCGCAGGGTGATGCCCGCCGGCATGAAGGCGCCGAAGGACTGTCCGGCCGAGCCGACCAGGTCGACCACGATCGAGTCGGACGGAAGACCGTTCTGGCCGTGCGCCTTCGTGACGTGGTGACCGAGCATCGTGCCCACCGCTCGCTCGGTGTTGCGGATCGGGAGCGAGATCCGGACGTGACCGCCGCGCGCGATGACGTCTTGCGCGCGCTCGATGAGTCCGACGTCGAAGTGCTCCTCGAGCTCGTGCAGCTGGCCGCGCAGGTTTCGACGCGGTTCCTCGTCCGAGAACGCGGGGCCCTCGAGCACGGGAGCCAGGTCGAGACCGCTCGCCTTCCAGTGCTCCACGGCGCCGTTGACGTCGAGGAACTCGGTGCGGCCGATGGCCTCGTCGAGGGTGCGGAAGCCCAGCTCCGAAAGGTACTCACGAACCTCTTCGGCGATGAACTCCATGAAGTTGACGACGAACTCCGGCTTGCCGTTGAAGCGGGCGCGGAGCACCGGGTTCTGCGTCGCGACACCCACGGGGCAGGTGTCGAGATGGCACACGCGCATCATGATGCATCCGGAGACGACCAGCGGAGCGGTCGCGAAACCGAACTCCTCGGCGCCGAGCAGGGCGCCGATGACGACATCGCGGCCGGTCTTCAGCTGGCCGTCGACCTGCACCACGACACGGTCGCGCATGCCGTTCAGCATGAGCGTCTGCTGCGTCTCGGCGAGGCCGAGTTCCCACGGCGTTCCGGCGTGCTTGAGCGAGTTCATCGGGCTGGCCCCGGTTCCGCCGTCGTGGCCGGAGACGAGGATGACGTCGGCCAGAGCCTTCGCCGTTCCCGCGGCGACCGCGCCGATCCCCGACTGGCTCACGAGCTTCGCGTGCACCCGAGCGGACGGGTTCGCCCGCTTCAGGTCGAAGATCAGCTGCTTGAGGTCTTCGATCGAGTAGATGTCGTGGTGCGGGGGCGGCGAGATGAGGCCGACACCGGGAGTGCCGCCGCGGGTGCGGGCGACCCACGGGTACACCTTCTGCGGGGGCAACTGACCGCCCTCGCCGGGCTTCGCACCCTGGGCGAGCTTGATCTGGATGTCGTCGGCCTCGGTCAGGTACAGGCTCGTCACGCCGAACCGCCCGGAGGCGACCTGCTTGATAGCGCTGCGCCGGCGCGGGTCGAGCAGACGATCGACGTCTTCTCCGCCCTCGCCCGTGTTCGACTTCGCGCCGATGCTGTTCATCGCGATCGCGAGCGTCTCGTGCGCCTCCTGCGAGATCGAGCCGTAGCTCATCGCTCCGGTGGAGAAACGCTTGACGATCGACGCGACGGACTCGACCTCATCGATCGGCACGCGCGGACGCACACCGGTCTTGAGACCGAACAGGCCGCGGAGCGTCTTGAGCTCCTGAGCCTGGTCGTCGACGAGCTTCGTGTACTCCCGGAAGACGTCGTAGCGCCGTTCCCGCGTCGCGTGCTGCAGCCGGAAGACGGTGTCGGGGTTGAACAGGTGCGGCGAGCCGTCTCGACGCCACTGGTACTCCCCGCCGGTCCAGAGCCGCTCGTGGGCACGGGCGGCCGCATCCTCGGGGTACGCGAACGCATGGCGCGCCGCGTTCTCCGTGGCCACGACCGAGAGTCCGACGCCGCCGAGCTTCGACTCGGTGCCGGTGAAGTAGGCGTCGATGAACTCCTGCGACAGCCCCACCGCTTCGAACACCTGGGCGCCCGCGTAGGAGGAGACGGTCGAGATGCCCATCTTCGACATGATCTTCAGGACGCCCTTGCCGAGCGCCTTGATGAGGTTCGCGACGGCCTTCTGCGGCGCGATCCCAGTGATGTAACCGGCGCGCACCAGGTACTCAACGGTCTCCATCGCGAGGTACGGGTTCACCGCGGATGCGCCGTAGCCGATCAGCGTCGCGACGTGGTGAACCTCGCGCACGTCGCCCGCCTCGACGACGAGCCCGACCTTCATCCGCGTCTCCTTGCGGATCAGGTGGTGGTGCACGGCCGCGAGCATGAGCAGAGACGGGATCGGCGCGAGGTCCTTGTTGGAGTCGCGGTCGCTGAGCACGATGAACTCCGCGCCGTCCTCGATCGCGCGGTCGACCTCGGCGCACATCTGCGTGAGGCGCTTCTCCATGCCCTTCGCGCCCGCGGCGGCCCGGTACAGGCCACGAACGGTCACCGAGGTGCGTCCGGGCAGCGCCGTGTCGATGTGCTGGATCTTCGCGAGTTCGTCGTTGTCGATGACGGGGAAATCGAGAGTCACCGTGCGCGCGTGATCGGCGCCCCAGCTGAGCAGGTTCGGCTCGGGGCCGAGTCCGAGCGACAGCGACGTGACGACCTCTTCACGGATCGAGTCGAGCGGAGGGTTGGTCACCTGCGCAAACTGTTGGGTGAAGTAGTCGAACAGCAGACGCGGGCGGTCGCTGAGGACGGCGACGGGGGTGTCGCTGCCCATCGCCCCGAGCGGCTCTGCGCCCGTCTGACCCATCGGGGTCAGCAGGATGCGGACCTCTTCCTCGGTGTAGCCGAACGTGCGCTGACGACGGGTGATCGAGGCGATCGGGTGCACGATGTGCTCGCGCTCGGGCAGCTCGGAGAGGCGCACGCGCCCCGCATCCAGCCATTCCTGCCACGGCTCGAGCTCAGCGAGCTGCTGCT
It includes:
- the gltB gene encoding glutamate synthase large subunit, with the translated sequence MASSPRHRAHGSQTLADFPAKQGMYNPAFEKDACGLAMVATLRGEAGHDIIDLALTALRNLEHRGAIGSDAGTGDGAGILTQMPDAFLRAVVEFDLPPVGEYAAGMAFLPRDDDERAAQKSGIERLAASENLVVLGWREVPTVEEHLGKLALEARPVFEQLFLSRPASGDAPALSGIELDRRVFRLRKRTRNELNAYFVSLSSRTLGYKGMVTTLQLEPFYPDLQDERFASELAVVHSRYSTNTFPSWPLAQPLRMLAHNGEINTVNGNRNWMRARQSQLESEVLGDIRPLLPICTEGASDSASFDEVLELLTLTGRSLPHAIMMMVPEAYEKQPDMDPKLRAFYEYHSMQMEPWDGPAALIFTDGTVVGATLDRNGLRPGRWTETTDGLVVIGSETGVLDFPAERIKRRGRLRPGRMFLVDTSQQRIVGDGEIKQQLAELEPWQEWLDAGRVRLSELPEREHIVHPIASITRRQRTFGYTEEEVRILLTPMGQTGAEPLGAMGSDTPVAVLSDRPRLLFDYFTQQFAQVTNPPLDSIREEVVTSLSLGLGPEPNLLSWGADHARTVTLDFPVIDNDELAKIQHIDTALPGRTSVTVRGLYRAAAGAKGMEKRLTQMCAEVDRAIEDGAEFIVLSDRDSNKDLAPIPSLLMLAAVHHHLIRKETRMKVGLVVEAGDVREVHHVATLIGYGASAVNPYLAMETVEYLVRAGYITGIAPQKAVANLIKALGKGVLKIMSKMGISTVSSYAGAQVFEAVGLSQEFIDAYFTGTESKLGGVGLSVVATENAARHAFAYPEDAAARAHERLWTGGEYQWRRDGSPHLFNPDTVFRLQHATRERRYDVFREYTKLVDDQAQELKTLRGLFGLKTGVRPRVPIDEVESVASIVKRFSTGAMSYGSISQEAHETLAIAMNSIGAKSNTGEGGEDVDRLLDPRRRSAIKQVASGRFGVTSLYLTEADDIQIKLAQGAKPGEGGQLPPQKVYPWVARTRGGTPGVGLISPPPHHDIYSIEDLKQLIFDLKRANPSARVHAKLVSQSGIGAVAAGTAKALADVILVSGHDGGTGASPMNSLKHAGTPWELGLAETQQTLMLNGMRDRVVVQVDGQLKTGRDVVIGALLGAEEFGFATAPLVVSGCIMMRVCHLDTCPVGVATQNPVLRARFNGKPEFVVNFMEFIAEEVREYLSELGFRTLDEAIGRTEFLDVNGAVEHWKASGLDLAPVLEGPAFSDEEPRRNLRGQLHELEEHFDVGLIERAQDVIARGGHVRISLPIRNTERAVGTMLGHHVTKAHGQNGLPSDSIVVDLVGSAGQSFGAFMPAGITLRLEGDSNDYVGKGLSGGQIVVRPPRGATFAASENVIAGNVIGYGATQGTMFLSGSVGERFLVRNSGATAVVEGVGDHALEYMTGGLAVILGATGRNLGAGMSGGTAYIHRLDENLVNRDSLASGELELGPLGSGDAEILRDLLQRHVTETDSVLAANLLENFEEEVKNFVRIVPRDYAAVLQTREQALAEGLDPDGDVVWGRIMEVTGG